A portion of the Cellulophaga algicola DSM 14237 genome contains these proteins:
- a CDS encoding DUF420 domain-containing protein has translation MNELEQKEKKFNRLITIVSIVIPLVVVILFGVKLPNVAPLSFLPPIYASVNGLTAILLIVAVVAIKNGNKKLHQQIMMTCIGLSLAFLVMYVAYHMTSDSTSFGGEGLIKYVYLFILITHIILSVVIIPLVLITFSKAYLQKFEAHRKFAKITFPIWLYVAITGVVVYLMISPYYAH, from the coding sequence ATGAATGAGCTTGAGCAAAAAGAAAAGAAGTTTAATAGGCTAATAACAATTGTATCTATTGTTATTCCTTTGGTAGTGGTTATTTTGTTTGGTGTTAAATTACCTAATGTAGCGCCATTAAGTTTCTTGCCTCCAATTTATGCTTCGGTTAATGGGCTTACCGCAATTTTATTGATAGTAGCTGTAGTTGCTATTAAAAATGGGAATAAAAAACTACATCAGCAAATCATGATGACTTGTATTGGTTTGTCATTGGCATTTTTAGTAATGTATGTAGCTTATCATATGACCTCAGATTCTACTAGTTTTGGAGGAGAAGGTCTTATAAAATATGTATACTTATTTATTCTAATCACCCATATAATTCTTTCGGTGGTAATTATTCCTTTAGTACTCATCACGTTTTCAAAAGCATACTTACAAAAATTTGAAGCTCATAGAAAGTTTGCTAAAATTACATTTCCGATATGGCTTTATGTAGCTATTACCGGAGTGGTGGTATACTTAATGATTTCTCCTTATTATGCGCACTAA
- a CDS encoding ABC transporter permease, which yields MFDLERWQEIFDTIRKNKLRTFLTGLSVASGIFILVILLGFGQGMQNGIAKEFESDAATSIWIWTETTQNAYKGLNPGREIQFRNEDYTTLVDKMDLNLEHKTMFYLPRDVTTTYKNDALIYQVMGTTKDAQFLENQNMVQGRFLNWQDESQVTKVAVISAKIKREAFDAIDSPIGEYIKISNILFKIIGVYKDKAGDREENRIFIPISTSQKVFNGSDKLDNLVFSSPPVANFEQAVQQSVHLKAEIDTYLRQAHSIAPDDEGGIGINNQMENAKRFYSLTGNIKLFFWFVGLCTIIAGVVGVSNIMLIVVKERTKEIGIRKALGAKPWSIIGMILHESVFVTAISGFTGLIFSMGLLEIIGPNIEVDYIVNPSVDFNVAMATVLLLVVAGAVAGFFPAWRAASIHTIDALRDE from the coding sequence ATGTTTGATTTAGAAAGATGGCAAGAGATTTTTGACACCATTCGTAAAAACAAATTACGCACATTTCTTACAGGGCTATCTGTGGCCTCAGGTATTTTTATTCTTGTTATTTTATTGGGTTTTGGACAAGGCATGCAAAATGGTATTGCTAAAGAGTTTGAAAGTGATGCAGCCACTAGCATTTGGATATGGACAGAGACTACACAAAATGCATACAAAGGACTTAATCCTGGTAGAGAAATTCAATTTAGAAATGAAGATTACACTACGCTAGTAGATAAAATGGATTTAAACTTGGAACATAAAACCATGTTCTATTTACCAAGAGATGTCACCACTACGTATAAAAATGACGCGCTAATTTATCAAGTAATGGGCACTACAAAGGATGCTCAATTTTTAGAGAACCAGAATATGGTGCAAGGCCGTTTTCTAAATTGGCAAGACGAATCTCAGGTAACCAAAGTAGCCGTAATAAGTGCTAAAATTAAGAGAGAGGCTTTTGATGCCATAGATAGCCCAATAGGGGAGTATATAAAAATTTCTAACATCCTATTTAAGATTATAGGGGTATATAAGGATAAAGCAGGTGATCGGGAGGAGAACCGTATTTTTATTCCAATCTCAACTTCTCAAAAAGTATTTAACGGTTCAGATAAATTAGACAATCTTGTTTTTTCATCACCACCAGTCGCCAATTTTGAACAGGCGGTACAACAATCTGTGCACTTAAAAGCTGAAATTGACACCTATTTAAGGCAAGCACATTCTATAGCTCCCGATGATGAAGGGGGTATAGGAATAAACAACCAAATGGAGAATGCAAAAAGATTCTATTCATTAACAGGTAATATTAAACTTTTCTTTTGGTTTGTTGGTCTTTGTACCATTATTGCGGGTGTTGTTGGAGTCAGTAATATTATGCTAATTGTAGTAAAAGAAAGAACAAAAGAAATAGGAATTCGTAAAGCTTTGGGGGCAAAACCTTGGTCCATTATTGGGATGATCCTGCACGAGTCTGTTTTTGTTACTGCAATTTCGGGTTTTACAGGTCTTATTTTTAGCATGGGGTTGTTAGAAATTATTGGCCCCAATATAGAGGTAGATTATATTGTAAATCCTTCTGTAGATTTTAATGTGGCTATGGCTACTGTTTTGCTTCTTGTTGTTGCTGGTGCAGTAGCAGGCTTTTTTCCTGCATGGCGCGCAGCAAGTATACATACCATTGATGCATTACGAGACGAATAA
- a CDS encoding cytochrome C oxidase subunit IV family protein codes for MAHEHKLEIFRGLVKFKSNISKIWGVLIFLSIITTIEVVLGIIRPAFLVETSFLGMHLLNWLFIILTLVKAYYIAWDFMHLRDEKVALRRTIVWTPIFLVCYLIFILLFEADYIHEVYKEGFIKWNF; via the coding sequence ATGGCACACGAACATAAATTAGAAATATTCAGAGGATTAGTTAAGTTTAAATCTAATATTAGTAAAATCTGGGGAGTACTTATTTTTTTATCTATAATTACGACCATTGAAGTTGTCTTAGGAATTATCAGGCCTGCTTTTTTAGTAGAGACTTCCTTTTTAGGAATGCACCTATTAAACTGGTTATTTATTATTCTTACTTTAGTAAAAGCCTATTATATTGCTTGGGACTTTATGCACCTTCGAGATGAAAAGGTAGCATTGAGAAGAACAATAGTTTGGACCCCGATATTTTTGGTTTGCTATTTAATTTTTATTTTACTATTTGAAGCAGATTATATTCATGAAGTATATAAAGAGGGATTCATTAAATGGAACTTCTAA
- a CDS encoding SCO family protein, producing the protein MGKSKYTYIWVSFIILVFGIIFIPKIIDRVYKGTVVESDRMSIDMNNGNLAFIVINGEKRKVPDFAFVNQDSLLITNNDYKGKVYVVEFFFTTCPSICPIMNQNLVQIQSEFKEFDDFGVASFTINPTYDTPTVLKEYAEKYGVTNLNWNLMTGDAQGIYDLANSGFNIFASEVPSAPGGFEHAGMFALVDRNGYIRSRVDDFGNPMIYYRGTITEEDGVNDQGEQEQIGILKEDIQKLLEEK; encoded by the coding sequence ATGGGAAAAAGTAAATACACATACATTTGGGTTTCATTTATTATCCTAGTTTTCGGTATAATCTTTATTCCTAAAATAATAGATAGAGTATATAAGGGTACTGTTGTTGAAAGCGATCGCATGAGTATTGATATGAATAATGGTAATTTAGCATTTATCGTTATAAACGGAGAGAAGAGAAAAGTTCCAGATTTTGCCTTTGTCAATCAGGACAGTCTGTTAATTACTAATAATGATTATAAAGGCAAAGTTTATGTGGTAGAGTTTTTCTTTACAACCTGTCCATCAATTTGTCCTATTATGAATCAAAACTTGGTTCAAATTCAAAGTGAGTTTAAAGAATTTGATGATTTTGGAGTAGCTTCTTTTACGATTAATCCAACCTATGATACACCCACGGTGTTAAAAGAATATGCAGAGAAGTACGGAGTTACCAACTTAAACTGGAATTTAATGACAGGAGATGCGCAAGGTATTTATGATTTAGCAAATTCAGGTTTTAATATTTTTGCCAGTGAAGTTCCAAGTGCTCCAGGCGGTTTTGAGCATGCGGGTATGTTTGCCTTAGTGGATAGAAACGGGTATATAAGATCAAGAGTAGATGATTTTGGAAATCCAATGATCTATTATCGAGGTACAATCACGGAAGAAGATGGCGTAAATGATCAAGGTGAGCAAGAACAAATAGGAATACTTAAAGAAGATATACAAAAATTACTGGAAGAGAAATGA